A portion of the Sabethes cyaneus chromosome 3, idSabCyanKW18_F2, whole genome shotgun sequence genome contains these proteins:
- the LOC128741018 gene encoding callisulfakinin codes for MTRLTVSLLATLIVYFAYQLLASEALPTSAIGNSPGTAESNLPSEENVIKSVNKWLKSAYNQRQRATSAKANGGRYGPLALLRRSQNPVESAVVAGVGGKSPYNYLSDVSLFEDDDIEKRFDDYGHMRFGKRGGEGEQFDDYGHMRFGR; via the coding sequence ATGACTCGTCTAACGGTGTCCTTGTTGGCCACCTTGATAGTGTACTTTGCTTACCAGCTGCTGGCGAGTGAGGCGCTGCCTACCAGCGCAATTGGAAATTCCCCGGGAACCGCTGAAAGTAATCTACCAAGTGAGGAAAATGTGATCAAAAGTGTGAACAAGTGGCTGAAAAGTGCATACAATCAACGACAGCGAGCAACGTCGGCAAAGGCCAATGGAGGCCGCTACGGACCCCTGGCTCTGCTACGACGGTCACAGAATCCGGTGGAATCCGCTGTTGTTGCTGGTGTGGGTGGCAAAAGTCCGTACAACTACCTGTCAGACGTGAGCTTGTTCGAGGACGACGATATCGAGAAACGGTTCGACGACTACGGCCACATGCGCTTCGGCAAGCGAGGCGGCGAAGGTGAACAGTTCGACGATTACGGTCACATGCGATTCGGACGGTAA